Part of the bacterium genome is shown below.
ATGTATCAAAAGAAAACCTTGGATTTGATATAAGGTCTAAAGGCGAAAGAGAAACAAGATATATAGAAGTAAAGGCAAGAAGTGAAGAAGGAACAATAGCACTTACACCAAATGAATGGTTCAATGCTAAAAGATTTAGAGAAGAATACTGGCTATATATAATAGCAAATGCTTCAAAAAATCCTGAATTATACATTATAAATAACCCAGCAAAGATGTGCTTTCCAGAAGAAAAAATAGAGATTGTAAGATATTTAATCAAACCCGATGAATGGAAAAGTAAAGGGAAAAAGACATAATGGACAAAAGTAGAGAAGATAAGAGATTTATAGAAATGAGTTTCCCGGTAAAAGAAGTGAGTGAAATATCTGCAAAAGAGAAAAATATAAGGCATGGTCATATCTCTACTTTACATATATGGTGGGCAAGGCGGCCGCTGGCTTCTTCCAGAGCCACCTCTTATGCTGCACTTATTCCAGCATCTCAAAATGCTATTGAATGGAATAAAACAAAGAATTTTATTGTTGAATTATCCAAATGGGAAAACTCACTTAACTTCACAATTATAGAAAAAGCAAGAGAAGATATATTGAAAGCGAACAATGGTACTCCTCCTAAGGTATTAGACCCATTTGCAGGTGGTGGTTCTATTCCTCTTGAATGCCTACGGTTAGGTTGTGAGACATATGCCAGTGATTATAACCCTGTTGCCACATTGATTTTGAAATGCACCCTTGAATATCCACAAAAATATGGGAAACCTAAAATAGTAAAGAAAAAAACAGATGAAATATTTGATAGCATAGATAATCCATTACTTGCCGATGTAAAAAAATGGGGAGAATGGGTTTTAAATGAAGCAAAAAAAGAGATAGGAAAGTTTTATCCAAACGACCCTGATGGCTCTATTCCTGTTGGGTATATCTGGGCAAGAACAATAACCTGTCAAAATCCTTCCTGTAATGCAGAAATACCACTTATGAGACAATATTGGCTGGCAAGAAAAACAAATAAAAATGTCTCGCTCTATCCTTATATTGATGGTAAGAAGGTACAGTTTAAGATAGTAGGCACTGGCTATGAAAAAATGCCAGATGGTTTTAATCCCGAAAAAGGGACTGTCTCAAGGGCAATTGTTAATTGTCCTGTTTGTGGAACAACCATTGATGACAGGATAGTCAGAAAACTTTTTCAAGATAGTAAATCAGGGCAGAAAATGATAGCAGTTGTCTTGCATAATAACAATCGGCAGGGGAAATTTTATAGATTAGCCACAGAAAAAGACATTGATATATTTAGAAAAGCAGAAGAGTATCTTAAAAAAAAGAGAGAAAAACTTATGAAAGAATGGGGAGTAGACCCTGTCCCCGATGAGGATATGAATATAAATGACCCAACTACCGTTGCTGGAAGAGGATATGGTATAACAAAATGGGGAGACCTTTTTAACTCAAGGCAGAAACTTGTCTTAATTACTTTCACAGAAAAAGTAAGAAATGCCTACAAAAAAATGATAGAAGGAGGATATGACGAAGAATATGCAAAAGTAATAGTGAGTTATTTATCTCTTAATGTAGATAGAGTTTCTATATATCAAACAACCTTTGGTTATTGGCA
Proteins encoded:
- a CDS encoding DUF1156 domain-containing protein, coding for MDKSREDKRFIEMSFPVKEVSEISAKEKNIRHGHISTLHIWWARRPLASSRATSYAALIPASQNAIEWNKTKNFIVELSKWENSLNFTIIEKAREDILKANNGTPPKVLDPFAGGGSIPLECLRLGCETYASDYNPVATLILKCTLEYPQKYGKPKIVKKKTDEIFDSIDNPLLADVKKWGEWVLNEAKKEIGKFYPNDPDGSIPVGYIWARTITCQNPSCNAEIPLMRQYWLARKTNKNVSLYPYIDGKKVQFKIVGTGYEKMPDGFNPEKGTVSRAIVNCPVCGTTIDDRIVRKLFQDSKSGQKMIAVVLHNNNRQGKFYRLATEKDIDIFRKAEEYLKKKREKLMKEWGVDPVPDEDMNINDPTTVAGRGYGITKWGDLFNSRQKLVLITFTEKVRNAYKKMIEGGYDEEYAKVIVSYLSLNVDRVSIYQTTFGYWHNTRELVNPGMGRQALAMTWDYVEGNSFGGNADWKSSLEWLLKIIKHCFFFIQTDVSISQSSATSLPYPDNYFDAVFTDPPYY